In Tumebacillus amylolyticus, a single window of DNA contains:
- a CDS encoding stalk domain-containing protein has product MKKKLHSLLLATAVLAAPLAATLPQQAFAYATPTHSLIKQEAFVDLHNFYPTRAINDNYAVYLTADRSQVILLDIKTNVETAIYTSEQSLLSSVALDNSTVAFGDADGVYTYDLTSKSVKKVSTDARAGFVQGIANGKLAFVTAKYEQVEMYENTSDYENYNYTAPTEFFYDLKSKSSVTLTNFPQQNNALYGRLVGDWILTAPVTKTRTSYAETITSHKAVTGYNIATKQTFKTKDLEYGTLGFTINAKGDLYFAHPTKDTTFDQPSQNILEKFNIQSQTYSTVLPSSKLSALVTDVNADDDGRVLLNNGGRVELYDPTHTDITPMHLSKDHTISDSINFYSGAGYWWTDEDGLVTVQKANLAQTIIDKIDADKKAIEDAAKAEADQQKADEDAAKYAQWVKDNKMDRQQLTIKIGSAETYWNRTPLKAGTQETTYEDVAPYVENDRTMVPLRLIAEFLGANVSWEGALNMTLIDKGNDVIGIVEGDKEALVNLKPVQMDVEPVVKNNRMLVPLRFIIENLGGDVKWDETTQSITIYGYTNRD; this is encoded by the coding sequence GTGAAAAAAAAGTTACATTCCCTCTTGCTTGCCACGGCCGTCTTGGCAGCTCCACTGGCCGCAACCCTTCCGCAACAAGCATTTGCATATGCTACACCCACTCATTCCCTCATTAAGCAAGAAGCGTTCGTCGACCTACATAACTTCTACCCGACACGTGCCATCAATGACAACTACGCCGTCTACCTCACAGCAGACCGCTCCCAAGTCATTCTCTTAGATATCAAAACCAACGTGGAAACCGCCATCTACACATCGGAACAAAGCCTGCTGAGTTCCGTCGCTCTCGACAACTCCACGGTCGCATTCGGCGATGCAGACGGCGTCTACACCTACGACCTGACTTCGAAATCGGTGAAAAAAGTCTCCACCGACGCACGCGCCGGTTTCGTCCAAGGGATTGCCAACGGCAAACTGGCATTCGTGACCGCCAAATACGAACAAGTCGAGATGTACGAAAACACCTCCGACTACGAAAACTACAACTACACCGCTCCGACGGAATTCTTCTATGACCTGAAATCAAAGTCTTCCGTCACCCTCACGAATTTCCCGCAACAAAACAACGCCCTCTACGGCCGTCTCGTCGGCGACTGGATCTTGACCGCGCCGGTCACCAAGACGAGAACGTCCTACGCAGAGACGATCACTTCGCACAAAGCCGTCACGGGCTATAACATCGCCACCAAGCAGACGTTTAAAACCAAAGATCTGGAGTACGGCACGCTCGGCTTTACGATCAACGCCAAGGGCGACCTCTACTTCGCGCACCCGACGAAAGACACGACCTTTGACCAACCGAGCCAGAACATTCTGGAGAAATTCAACATTCAGAGCCAAACTTATTCGACCGTACTGCCAAGCAGCAAACTCAGCGCGCTCGTCACCGATGTCAACGCAGACGATGACGGCCGTGTGCTTCTCAACAACGGGGGTCGCGTCGAACTCTACGACCCGACGCACACCGACATCACGCCGATGCATCTGTCCAAGGATCACACCATCAGCGACAGCATAAACTTCTATAGTGGAGCCGGTTATTGGTGGACGGATGAGGACGGTTTGGTCACCGTACAAAAAGCCAACCTCGCCCAAACCATCATCGACAAGATCGACGCTGACAAAAAAGCGATCGAAGACGCCGCCAAAGCCGAAGCAGACCAGCAAAAAGCGGACGAAGACGCCGCCAAATACGCCCAATGGGTCAAAGACAACAAAATGGACCGCCAACAGCTCACGATCAAGATCGGTTCTGCTGAAACCTACTGGAACAGAACTCCGCTCAAAGCCGGCACCCAAGAAACCACCTACGAAGACGTGGCTCCGTACGTGGAAAACGACCGAACGATGGTTCCCCTGCGCCTGATCGCCGAATTCCTCGGAGCGAACGTCTCTTGGGAAGGTGCCCTGAACATGACTCTGATTGACAAAGGCAACGATGTCATCGGCATCGTCGAAGGCGACAAAGAAGCGCT
- the sucC gene encoding ADP-forming succinate--CoA ligase subunit beta, with protein MNIHEYQGKAVLKKYGVAVPNGRVAFTVDEAVAIAEELGGKGVVKAQIHAGGRGKAGGVKVAKTLDEVRTYAEQILGMTLVTHQTGPEGKVVKRLLVEELSDIKKEYYIGVVVDRATQRVVLMASEEGGTEIEEVAAATPEKIFKEAIDPAVGLSAFQARKLAFAINIPKELVNQAVKFMQALYAAFVDNDCSIAEINPLVVTGDGKVVALDAKLNFDSNALFRHTDISELRDLDEEDPKEIEASKFDLTYIALDGTIGCMVNGAGLAMATMDTINHFGGTPANFLDVGGGATTEKVTAAFKIILADPNVKGILVNIFGGIMKCDTIAEGVIAAAKEVKLSHPLVVRLEGTNVEKGKQLLNESGLDIVAADSLADAAKKIVELVK; from the coding sequence ATGAACATTCACGAGTATCAAGGCAAAGCCGTCTTGAAAAAGTATGGCGTCGCTGTTCCGAATGGCCGTGTGGCTTTCACTGTAGATGAGGCAGTTGCAATCGCAGAAGAACTCGGCGGCAAAGGCGTCGTCAAAGCGCAAATTCACGCAGGCGGCCGTGGTAAGGCAGGCGGCGTTAAAGTTGCCAAAACCCTGGACGAAGTTCGTACATATGCAGAACAAATTTTGGGGATGACGTTGGTCACTCACCAAACCGGTCCGGAAGGCAAAGTAGTCAAGCGCCTCTTGGTCGAAGAACTGTCCGACATCAAGAAGGAATACTACATCGGCGTCGTTGTAGACCGCGCGACCCAGCGCGTTGTCCTCATGGCATCTGAAGAGGGCGGCACCGAAATCGAGGAAGTCGCAGCTGCGACTCCGGAGAAAATCTTCAAAGAAGCAATCGACCCGGCTGTCGGTCTCTCGGCGTTCCAAGCTCGCAAGCTCGCGTTTGCGATCAACATCCCGAAGGAACTCGTCAACCAAGCTGTCAAGTTCATGCAAGCGCTCTACGCTGCATTTGTTGACAACGACTGCTCGATCGCGGAAATTAACCCGCTCGTCGTTACCGGCGACGGCAAAGTTGTCGCGCTCGACGCGAAGCTGAACTTCGACTCCAACGCGCTGTTCCGTCACACCGACATCTCCGAACTGCGCGACCTCGACGAAGAAGATCCGAAGGAAATCGAAGCTTCCAAGTTCGACCTGACCTACATCGCACTCGATGGCACCATCGGTTGCATGGTAAACGGCGCAGGTCTGGCGATGGCGACCATGGACACCATCAACCACTTCGGCGGCACGCCTGCGAACTTCCTCGACGTTGGGGGCGGTGCGACCACGGAGAAAGTAACCGCAGCCTTCAAGATCATCTTGGCTGACCCGAACGTAAAAGGCATTCTCGTCAACATCTTCGGCGGCATCATGAAGTGCGACACCATCGCAGAAGGCGTTATCGCAGCTGCGAAGGAAGTCAAACTGAGCCACCCGCTCGTCGTTCGTCTGGAAGGTACCAACGTTGAGAAAGGCAAGCAATTGCTCAACGAATCCGGTCTGGACATCGTAGCGGCTGACTCTCTGGCTGACGCTGCGAAGAAGATCGTTGAACTGGTGAAATAA
- the sucD gene encoding succinate--CoA ligase subunit alpha codes for MSILINKDTKVMTINLTGKTGRFHAQGAVEYGTQMVAGVNPGKGGMEVDGIPVFDTIQEAKDKTGATVAVVYVPPVGAADSILEAVDADLDLVICITEGIPVLDMVKVRRYMEGKRTRLIGPNCPGVITPGECKIGIMPGYIHTPGRVGVVSRSGTLTYEAVYQLTVENIGQSTAVGIGGDPINGTNFIDVLELFQNDPDTDAIIMIGEIGGTAEEEAAEWIKANCTKPVVGFIAGATAPPGKRMGHAGAIISGGKGTAAEKIAAMEAAGIKVAPTPSDLGSTMVALLKEKGMYDQVLVKK; via the coding sequence ATGTCGATTCTGATCAATAAAGACACGAAGGTCATGACCATCAACCTGACCGGCAAAACGGGTCGTTTCCATGCACAAGGTGCAGTCGAATACGGCACGCAAATGGTAGCGGGCGTCAACCCGGGCAAGGGCGGCATGGAAGTAGACGGCATCCCGGTGTTCGACACCATCCAAGAAGCAAAGGACAAAACCGGCGCAACGGTTGCCGTTGTCTACGTACCGCCGGTTGGCGCAGCTGACTCCATCCTGGAAGCGGTAGACGCTGACCTCGACCTCGTCATCTGCATCACCGAAGGCATTCCGGTTCTCGATATGGTGAAAGTGCGCCGTTACATGGAAGGCAAGCGCACCCGCCTGATCGGTCCGAACTGCCCGGGCGTTATCACGCCGGGCGAATGCAAGATCGGCATCATGCCGGGCTACATCCACACCCCGGGCCGCGTAGGCGTTGTTTCCCGTTCCGGTACCCTCACCTACGAAGCTGTGTACCAGCTCACCGTTGAGAACATCGGCCAATCGACCGCAGTCGGTATCGGCGGCGACCCGATCAACGGCACGAACTTCATCGACGTTCTGGAACTGTTCCAAAACGACCCGGACACCGACGCGATCATCATGATCGGCGAAATCGGCGGTACGGCTGAAGAAGAAGCGGCTGAGTGGATCAAAGCGAACTGCACCAAGCCGGTTGTCGGCTTCATCGCAGGCGCAACGGCACCTCCGGGCAAGCGCATGGGTCATGCCGGCGCGATCATCTCCGGCGGCAAAGGCACCGCAGCTGAGAAAATCGCTGCAATGGAAGCAGCTGGCATCAAAGTTGCTCCGACCCCGTCCGACCTCGGTTCCACCATGGTGGCACTGCTCAAGGAAAAGGGTATGTACGACCAAGTTCTCGTCAAGAAATAA
- the dprA gene encoding DNA-processing protein DprA: protein MMQDRDVILWLCTTQGVGSLSVRALQDYFGDWRAIWTADADEMIRGAGVRKNIVQALAKGRAAFDPVALRRLYEPHGIAFVTVLDPEFPTSLYNLYDPPSGLFILGDLPPTGDSALGVVGSRNPTSYGKLVTRKLVSDLASRALTIVSGFARGIDTIAHSAAVGAGGRTLAVLGSGLLKLYPRENTPLARAIADGHGCLLSEHHPLMDARPGNFPARNRLISGLSQGVLVVEAGARSGSLITADQALEQGRDVYAIPGLITSDQSAGTNRLIQQGAKLVLSSQDILEDFNVSPQETINTSTSTSTSLMQNLPPEALKILEMIGPFERQLDDLLLGTGLSTGVLHTQLLQLQLLGLVNALPGGRYIRS, encoded by the coding sequence ATGATGCAGGATCGTGATGTCATTCTCTGGCTTTGCACGACACAGGGGGTAGGCTCTCTCAGTGTGCGGGCTCTGCAGGATTATTTCGGGGATTGGAGGGCGATTTGGACAGCCGATGCGGACGAGATGATTCGCGGCGCAGGGGTGCGCAAAAACATCGTGCAGGCGCTCGCCAAGGGCCGAGCGGCTTTTGATCCGGTGGCTCTGCGGAGGTTGTATGAACCCCACGGCATTGCGTTTGTCACCGTGCTCGACCCCGAATTTCCCACTTCGCTGTACAACCTCTACGACCCGCCGAGCGGGTTGTTCATTTTGGGGGACCTTCCACCCACAGGAGACAGTGCCCTCGGCGTTGTCGGCTCCCGCAATCCCACTTCCTATGGCAAACTCGTGACCCGAAAGCTCGTCTCAGACCTCGCTTCCCGCGCGTTGACGATCGTCTCCGGATTTGCCCGAGGCATCGACACCATCGCTCATTCGGCTGCGGTGGGAGCCGGGGGTCGAACGCTCGCCGTGCTTGGCAGCGGACTTTTGAAACTCTATCCCCGTGAGAACACACCACTCGCACGCGCCATCGCCGACGGACACGGCTGTCTGTTGTCTGAACACCATCCGCTCATGGATGCCCGCCCTGGCAACTTTCCCGCCCGCAACCGACTGATTTCCGGCCTCTCCCAAGGCGTTCTCGTCGTCGAAGCAGGAGCGCGAAGCGGTTCGTTGATCACCGCCGACCAAGCTCTTGAACAAGGTCGCGACGTCTATGCCATCCCCGGCCTGATCACCTCCGATCAAAGTGCGGGCACCAACCGCTTGATTCAACAAGGGGCGAAATTGGTGCTCTCTTCACAGGACATCCTCGAAGACTTTAATGTCTCTCCTCAAGAGACAATCAACACCTCCACTTCTACCTCTACTTCCCTCATGCAAAATCTCCCACCTGAAGCTCTCAAAATTCTCGAAATGATCGGCCCGTTTGAACGTCAGCTCGACGATCTGTTGCTTGGAACCGGGCTTTCTACAGGCGTTCTCCATACGCAATTGTTGCAGTTGCAACTGCTGGGTCTTGTGAATGCGCTTCCCGGAGGTCGTTACATCCGATCTTGA
- the topA gene encoding type I DNA topoisomerase, translating to MAADYLVIVESPAKAKTIGKYLGKKYVVKASMGHVRDLPKSQIGVDVESDFSPKYITIRGKGDVLKELRDTRKKVKKVFLAADPDREGEAIAWHLAHILDVDTSGDCRVVFNEITKDAVKDAFKHPRSINMNLVNAQQARRILDRLVGYQISPLLWKKVKKGLSAGRVQSVACRLIIDRENEIREFTPEEYWTLTANFQMDKSKFDARFHGFGEEKKELTSESDVQEILKKLEGAEYRVHSVKQTERRRNPSAPFTTSTLQQEAARKLNFRAAKTMSLAQQLYEGIDIGEEGTVGLITYMRTDSVRISPVAQEEAREYIIESFGADYYPPETRNYNTKSKGAQEAHEAVRPTSVLRHPDKVKEYLSRDQFRLYKLVWDRFVASQMASAVLDTMTVDILAGDVKFRATGSKIKFPGFMTLYIEGNDEGKEGKDEDEKFLPPLEEGQVLQIPPLDPKQHFTQPPPRYTEARLVKTMEEIGIGRPSTYAPTLETIQKRGYVLLEEKRFVPTELGEIVHEMMEEFFPQIIDVDFTANMEQNLDEVEDGDIDWVKVLKEFYGDFEKDLKVAEEEMKHVVLEDEVSDVECEKCGKLMVYKHGRFGKFLACPGFPDCRNTKPILKEIGVACPKCAEGQLVERRGKRRRVFFGCNHYPECDFIIWDRPVGKACPECSQPMVLKRSGKGDGKETIACSSAECDHKEEVESAESKQGS from the coding sequence GTGGCTGCTGACTACCTAGTCATTGTCGAATCTCCGGCAAAAGCGAAGACCATCGGGAAGTATCTGGGCAAGAAATACGTCGTAAAAGCCTCGATGGGTCATGTCCGCGACCTGCCTAAGTCTCAAATAGGGGTCGATGTGGAGAGCGACTTCTCTCCGAAATATATAACCATTCGTGGCAAAGGCGACGTGCTCAAGGAACTCCGCGACACGCGCAAGAAAGTCAAAAAAGTCTTTCTGGCGGCCGACCCCGATCGCGAAGGGGAAGCCATCGCCTGGCACCTGGCTCATATCTTGGATGTAGACACGTCGGGCGACTGCCGCGTCGTGTTCAACGAGATCACCAAGGACGCTGTCAAAGACGCGTTCAAACACCCGCGTTCGATCAACATGAACCTCGTCAACGCGCAACAAGCACGCCGGATTCTCGACCGCCTCGTCGGGTATCAAATCAGCCCATTATTATGGAAGAAAGTCAAAAAAGGGCTGTCGGCCGGACGTGTACAATCGGTTGCGTGTCGCTTGATCATCGACCGTGAGAACGAGATCCGTGAGTTCACACCGGAAGAGTATTGGACGCTTACTGCGAACTTCCAGATGGACAAATCCAAGTTTGACGCCAGATTCCACGGATTCGGAGAGGAAAAAAAGGAACTTACATCGGAATCCGACGTTCAAGAGATTCTAAAAAAGCTGGAGGGCGCCGAATACCGCGTTCACTCCGTCAAGCAGACCGAACGCCGCCGCAACCCGTCCGCGCCGTTCACCACCTCGACTCTGCAACAGGAAGCAGCCCGCAAGCTGAACTTCCGTGCAGCGAAGACGATGTCGCTCGCGCAACAGCTCTACGAGGGGATCGACATCGGGGAGGAAGGAACCGTCGGTTTGATCACGTACATGCGTACCGACTCTGTCCGCATCTCGCCGGTCGCCCAAGAAGAAGCCCGCGAATACATCATCGAAAGTTTTGGGGCCGACTATTACCCGCCGGAAACCCGCAACTACAACACCAAGTCCAAGGGCGCACAAGAAGCGCATGAGGCGGTTCGACCGACCTCCGTTCTTCGTCACCCGGACAAGGTCAAGGAATACCTCAGCCGTGACCAGTTCCGTCTCTACAAGCTAGTCTGGGATCGCTTCGTTGCGTCGCAGATGGCGTCGGCCGTGCTCGACACGATGACCGTCGACATCCTCGCCGGCGATGTGAAGTTCCGGGCAACCGGTTCGAAGATCAAGTTCCCCGGGTTTATGACCCTTTATATTGAAGGAAACGACGAAGGCAAGGAAGGCAAAGACGAGGACGAGAAGTTCCTCCCGCCGCTGGAAGAGGGCCAAGTTCTCCAGATACCGCCGCTCGATCCCAAGCAGCACTTCACGCAGCCTCCGCCGCGCTACACCGAAGCACGACTCGTCAAGACGATGGAAGAGATCGGCATCGGCCGTCCTTCGACCTACGCACCGACGCTGGAGACGATCCAGAAACGCGGCTACGTCTTGCTTGAGGAAAAACGCTTCGTCCCGACCGAACTTGGCGAGATCGTCCATGAAATGATGGAAGAGTTTTTCCCGCAGATCATCGACGTTGACTTCACTGCAAACATGGAGCAGAACCTCGACGAAGTGGAGGACGGCGACATCGATTGGGTGAAAGTGCTCAAGGAGTTCTACGGCGACTTTGAGAAAGACCTGAAAGTCGCTGAGGAAGAAATGAAGCACGTCGTGCTCGAAGACGAAGTGTCGGACGTCGAGTGCGAAAAGTGCGGCAAACTGATGGTCTACAAACACGGACGCTTCGGCAAGTTCCTCGCTTGCCCGGGCTTCCCGGATTGCCGCAACACCAAGCCGATTCTCAAAGAAATCGGCGTGGCGTGCCCGAAATGTGCCGAAGGACAACTGGTGGAACGCCGTGGCAAACGCCGTCGTGTCTTCTTCGGTTGCAACCACTATCCGGAATGCGATTTCATCATCTGGGATCGCCCGGTCGGCAAGGCCTGCCCGGAATGTTCGCAGCCGATGGTGCTCAAGCGTTCCGGCAAAGGCGATGGCAAGGAAACGATCGCCTGCTCGTCAGCAGAGTGCGATCACAAAGAAGAAGTCGAATCAGCGGAAAGCAAACAGGGCTCCTAG
- the trmFO gene encoding FADH(2)-oxidizing methylenetetrahydrofolate--tRNA-(uracil(54)-C(5))-methyltransferase TrmFO — MTQPITVIGAGLAGSEAAWQIAKRGHLVNLYEMRPVRKTDAHKTENFAELVCSNSLRGASLTNAVGLLKEEMRRLDSVIITSADATAVPAGGALAVDRDTFSENVTQRVLNHPNINVIRDELTEIPQDGIVIIASGPLTSPDLSKAIADLTGEEYLYFYDAAAPIISKDTIDFEKVFVASRYDKGEAAYINCPMTEEEFNAFYEALITAEVVQLKEFEKEVFFEGCMPIEVMAKRGRQTMLFGPLKPVGLPDPRTGKTPFAVVQLRQDNGAATLYNMVGFQTHLKWGDQSRVFKLIPGLENAEIVRFGVMHRNTYINSPNFLRPTYQTKVRDNLFFAGQITGVEGYVESAAAGLIAGINASRLLEGKEPLVFPDITAIGSLAHYITHTSSKNFQPMNATFGLLPPLEKKIRNKAEKNEKISERALAALADFTSTHEL, encoded by the coding sequence ATGACTCAACCCATCACCGTCATCGGGGCAGGTCTCGCAGGTTCGGAAGCCGCATGGCAAATCGCGAAACGCGGTCACCTTGTCAACCTCTACGAGATGCGTCCCGTTCGCAAGACGGATGCTCATAAAACGGAAAACTTCGCCGAGCTCGTCTGCTCCAACTCCCTGCGCGGCGCGTCGCTGACCAACGCCGTCGGTTTGCTCAAGGAAGAGATGCGCCGCTTGGATTCCGTCATCATCACCTCGGCGGACGCGACCGCAGTTCCTGCAGGTGGCGCGCTGGCGGTAGACCGCGACACTTTTTCCGAGAACGTCACTCAGCGTGTGCTGAACCACCCGAACATCAACGTCATCCGCGATGAACTCACCGAGATTCCGCAAGACGGCATCGTGATCATCGCGTCGGGTCCGCTGACTTCGCCCGACCTCTCGAAAGCGATTGCGGATCTGACCGGCGAGGAGTATCTGTACTTCTACGACGCGGCGGCTCCGATCATCTCGAAGGACACCATCGATTTTGAAAAAGTGTTCGTGGCTTCTCGCTATGACAAGGGCGAAGCGGCGTACATCAACTGCCCGATGACGGAGGAGGAGTTCAATGCTTTCTATGAAGCGTTGATCACCGCCGAAGTGGTGCAGCTCAAGGAATTCGAGAAGGAAGTGTTCTTCGAAGGTTGTATGCCGATCGAAGTCATGGCGAAGCGCGGACGTCAGACGATGCTGTTCGGCCCGTTGAAGCCGGTCGGTCTGCCTGACCCGCGCACGGGCAAAACTCCGTTTGCCGTCGTGCAGTTGCGCCAAGACAACGGAGCGGCGACCTTGTACAACATGGTCGGCTTCCAGACGCACTTGAAGTGGGGCGACCAGTCCCGTGTCTTCAAGCTGATTCCGGGGCTTGAGAACGCGGAGATCGTGCGATTTGGCGTCATGCATCGCAACACGTACATCAACTCGCCGAACTTCTTGCGCCCGACCTATCAGACCAAGGTGCGGGACAACCTGTTCTTCGCCGGGCAGATCACCGGTGTAGAAGGGTACGTTGAGTCGGCGGCGGCCGGCCTCATCGCAGGGATCAACGCGTCCCGACTGCTTGAAGGCAAGGAACCGCTGGTCTTCCCGGACATCACGGCGATCGGGTCGCTTGCGCACTACATCACGCACACGTCTTCGAAAAACTTCCAGCCGATGAACGCAACGTTCGGCCTGTTGCCGCCGCTGGAGAAAAAGATTCGCAACAAAGCGGAGAAGAACGAAAAAATCTCTGAGCGCGCACTGGCCGCACTCGCAGATTTCACTTCCACGCACGAACTGTAA
- the xerC gene encoding tyrosine recombinase XerC gives MEEPREDLHWPAAMEHQVDLYMQYLAVEKRVSDHTLDHYFSDIEQFVNFMLREELREFERVSYLDVRTFMGRLSRTHEKKSIARKLSALRSLYEFLRREGWVEKNPAKEVRSPKLEKKLPTFLYQDAVDRLLNTPDTSTPLGLRDRALLEVLYASGVRVSELVALDIPDLDLSQGMALVFGKGAKERLVLLGSQALKALQNYLAHGRPSLWQVAGGVAGHALFLNKNGTRLSDRSVRRILDKYVLLCADMQHISPHTLRHTFATHLLDNGADLRAIQELLGHSSLSSTQIYTHTAREHLERVYTQAHPRA, from the coding sequence ATGGAAGAACCGAGAGAGGATCTGCATTGGCCGGCGGCTATGGAACACCAAGTCGACCTATACATGCAGTATCTCGCCGTTGAGAAGCGCGTGTCCGACCATACGCTCGACCATTATTTTTCTGACATCGAGCAATTCGTGAATTTCATGCTGAGAGAAGAGCTTCGTGAGTTTGAGCGGGTGTCCTATCTGGATGTCCGCACGTTCATGGGCCGTCTCTCCCGAACGCATGAGAAAAAATCAATCGCCCGCAAACTGTCGGCGTTGCGCTCTCTGTATGAGTTTTTGCGCCGGGAGGGGTGGGTGGAGAAGAACCCCGCCAAAGAAGTGCGGTCACCGAAATTGGAGAAGAAGCTCCCGACCTTTCTCTATCAGGATGCCGTCGACCGGTTGCTGAACACCCCGGATACCTCGACGCCGCTGGGTCTGCGCGATCGTGCTTTGCTTGAAGTTCTGTACGCCTCGGGCGTTCGGGTCAGCGAGTTGGTCGCGTTGGACATTCCGGATCTCGATTTGAGCCAAGGCATGGCGCTCGTGTTCGGCAAAGGGGCCAAGGAACGGCTCGTGCTGCTGGGAAGTCAAGCTCTGAAAGCGCTGCAGAACTATCTGGCCCACGGACGTCCGTCGCTTTGGCAAGTCGCGGGAGGCGTTGCCGGGCACGCGCTTTTTTTGAACAAAAACGGCACGAGATTGTCTGACCGCAGTGTGCGACGAATTCTCGATAAGTACGTACTACTATGTGCGGACATGCAACACATCTCGCCGCACACCTTGCGGCACACGTTTGCCACGCACCTGCTCGACAACGGAGCCGACCTGCGCGCCATCCAAGAATTGCTCGGGCACAGCTCGCTGTCGAGTACGCAAATCTACACCCACACGGCGCGTGAACACCTGGAACGCGTGTATACACAAGCCCATCCGCGGGCCTGA
- the hslV gene encoding ATP-dependent protease subunit HslV, giving the protein MSASQFHSTTIFACRRNGQAAMAGDGQVTFGQNMVMKNGAKKVRRLYRGEVVAGFAGAVADAFTLFEKFEGKLEEFHGNLQRASVELAKEWRMNKMMRNLEAMLIVMNRETLLLVSGNGEVIEPDDDVIAIGSGGSFALAAGRALMQHTDLSARDVARNALQIAADICVYTNDNIIVEEIGGESL; this is encoded by the coding sequence ATGAGCGCTAGTCAATTCCATTCCACAACGATCTTCGCCTGCCGACGCAACGGGCAAGCTGCGATGGCCGGAGATGGTCAGGTGACGTTTGGACAGAATATGGTCATGAAAAACGGAGCGAAAAAAGTCCGCCGCCTCTACCGGGGCGAAGTCGTCGCCGGATTCGCCGGGGCGGTTGCGGACGCTTTTACCCTTTTTGAAAAGTTTGAAGGCAAGTTGGAGGAGTTCCACGGCAATTTGCAACGTGCCTCCGTCGAACTGGCAAAGGAATGGCGCATGAACAAGATGATGCGCAACCTCGAAGCGATGCTGATCGTCATGAACCGCGAGACGCTGCTGCTCGTCTCGGGCAACGGGGAAGTCATCGAGCCGGACGACGATGTGATCGCCATCGGATCGGGCGGCAGTTTCGCGCTGGCCGCAGGTCGTGCGCTGATGCAGCACACGGACTTGTCTGCGCGCGACGTGGCCCGCAACGCCCTGCAGATCGCCGCTGACATCTGCGTGTACACCAACGACAACATCATCGTCGAAGAGATCGGAGGAGAGAGCCTGTGA